A genomic stretch from Procambarus clarkii isolate CNS0578487 unplaced genomic scaffold, FALCON_Pclarkii_2.0 HiC_scaffold_234, whole genome shotgun sequence includes:
- the LOC138361182 gene encoding uncharacterized protein, which produces MAELYAILYALRLLLSHSHSSLVVVVDSRSALMALGSFNPVHPVVIENQQWLFLISSKFKSTYELNVKALRQNFHSLISSNDQTVTDFTRVKEVQGNNLAAQQVGCGKFPIKAAEPGGDNGEFEAEELIVNPASVFIRSLNYKTKGSPASSRVEFRKISKPLKGDWDEDLSESFFSNFDELSTNLAEQVLPHSLSHFLQFNTSGSPFPEHARLLLQELIHATSLQVDEAFLAVRQQQRFLSSSLPSDLCNIIFPIAFDTAHVSSSHHSSTLNNKLQRLISNSPWAKYSLSDCVTNLSSYSLSKHQQELLGLGLSFATSPGPRCGIDLISSFDRFVNSNSSTLSDLSAFRGALIPVLDSLFSKNNHLPRRFQLALASLKSNNSILILPSDKSNSVVVLDREDYLRKTDVLLSDSRTYAPLTSNPLDRLKTSFNRKLRQLSSLCPPDFDLIKRFRVICPSLPYFYGLPKTHKPGVPLRPIISSRGSVSYPLASWLAKTLTPYLGTFSPAHLRHSQDFIERLRLQPPCKMLSLDVDSLFTNVPLDDVLSFLRQKASEGLLPLPLPTDVFLDLIRLCVESNSFSFNGKYYTQTFGVAMGSPLSPVLANFYMEYFETVLLPSIDTRPSLWLRYVGDIFALWPHDLNLFQPFLVSLNNLAPSIHFKVEWESNSLLPFLDVHVHSSVSGFSFSVYRKPMHSGMYIHFFSYHPPSVKKSVLVALFLRALRISDPQFLDSEVAFIYKSFSRLGYPLHFINCAHSLAKRNFFHPKPASNTSSTVLCLPFISELKTFTNTFRPLDIKLAFRQTNTLRSNLVHTAPPASNAAGVYSISCSSCPLQYFGETGHTLNDRLKEHKISVKSADTNNALFCHVRDSNHPIDWSSSKIIFPASTLHRRRLVESALINNVPNMNLSPGFVAVDSSLSQYILKCSNLSNKRDLT; this is translated from the exons atggcggaactttatgctattctctatgctctccgtctcttgctttctcattctcattcctccttagtggttgtagttgactctcgtagtgccctcatggctcttgggtcctttaatcctgtccacccAGTGGTCATCGAGAATCAGcaatggctgtttcttatttctagtaaatttaaatcg ACTTATGAACTGAATGTCAAGGCACTAAGACAGAACTTTCACAGTTTAATAAGTAGCAATGACCAGACTGTTACAGATTTTACCAGGGTTAAAGAAGTCCAGG GAAATAATCTTGCAGCTCAGCAAGTAGGTTGTGGGAAATTTCCTATTAAAGCAGCAGAACCAGGAGGTGACAATGGTGAATTCGAAGCAGAAGAGCTCATTGTTAATCCTGCCAGTGTATTCATACGATCCTTAAATTATAAGACCAAAGGTTCTCCTGCCAGTTCCAGAGTAGAATTTCGGAAGATCAGCAAACCTCTAAAGGGTGACTGGGATGAAGATTTGTCCGAATCTTTCTTTTCAAATTTTGATGAATTAAGTACAAA tcttgctgagcaagttctccctcattctttatctcactttctccagttcaacacttcgggatctcctttccctgaacatgcccgccttcttcttcaagaacttattcatgccacctccttgcaagttgacgaggcttttcttgctgttcgtcaacagcaacgctttctgtcctcttctcttcccagtgatctatgcaatatcatttttccaattgcatttgacactgctcacgtctcctcttcccaccactcctccacactaaacaacaaacttcaacgcctgatctccaacagtccttgggccaaatactctctctcagactgtgttaccaacctttcgtcctactctctttctaagcaccagcaagaacttcttggtcttggtctgtcttttgctacttcccctggcccacgctgtggcattgatctcattagttcctttgacaggtttgtcaattctaactctagtactctttcggacctgtctgcctttagaggggcccttatccccgttcttgacagcttgttttctaaaaataaccaccttcctcgtcgcttccagcttgcccttgcctccctgaaatctaacaactctattcttatccttccttccgacaaaagcaattcggtggttgtccttgaccgtgaggactacctccgaaaaacagatgtcttgctctctgactctcgcacttatgctcctctgacttctaaccctttggatcgcctcaaaacttcctttaaccgcaaactaagacagctctctagtctttgccctcctgactttgatctcattaaacgtttccgtgtcatctgcccttctcttccttatttctatggtcttcctaagactcataaacctggtgttcctcttcgtcctatcatttcttcacggggctctgtcagctatcctcttgcctcctggctcgctaaaaccctgacaccttaccttggcactttttcccctgcccaccttcgtcactctcaggacttcatagaaagactgcgcctgcaacccccttgtaagatgcttagtcttgatgtcgactctctgttcactaatgttccgctcgatgacgttctctctttcctcagacagaaggcgtcagagggcctccttcctctcccacttcccactgacgttttcctcgatctcattagactctgtgttgaatctaactctttctctttcaacggtaaatattacactcaaactttcggcgtcgctatgggttcccctctctccccagttcttgctaatttctacatggaatacttcgaaactgttcttcttccttctattgatactcgtccctctctctggcttcgatatgttggtgacatttttgctttatggcctcatgaccttaatcttttccagcctttcctcgtctctcttaacaatctggctccttctatccatttcaaagttgagtgggaatctaattccctccttccttttcttgatgttcatgttcacagctctgtgtctgggttctctttctctgtctaccgtaaacccatgcatagtggcatgtacattcacttcttttcctaccatcctccttctgttaagaaaagtgtcctcgtcgctctcttcctccgcgctctacgcatcagcgaccctcagtttcttgattcagaagttgcctttatctacaaatcattctctcgccttggttatcctttgcatttcatcaactgtgcccactctctagctaaacgaaatttctttcatcctaaacctgcttccaacactagtagcactgtactttgccttcccttcatatctgaactcaaaacttttaccaatacctttcgtcctcttgacattaaactcgcctttcgacaaactaacacacttcgtagcaatctagttcacactgctcctcctgcttctaatgctgctggtgtctactctatttcctgttcatcttgtcctctccaatactttggcgaaactggccatacactgaatgacagacttaaagaacacaagataagtgttaagtctgcagacactaacaatgctctcttctgccatgtgagggattctaatcatcccattgattggtcttcctccaaaataatctttcctgcctctactctacacagacgccgtcttgtagaatcggctcttataaacaatgtacccaacatgaacttgagtcctggctttgttgctgtggactcttccctttcacagtatatactcaaatgctctaatctttctaacaaacgtgacttaacataa